Within the Parus major isolate Abel chromosome 18, Parus_major1.1, whole genome shotgun sequence genome, the region ACCACAGCTCTctctttctccagctcctctgtcGACGGTCCTCAGCAACCGCTTTGGCCACCGCCTGGTGGTGATGGCCGGGGGGCTGCTGGTCAGCACCGGCATGGTCATCGCGTCCTTCGCCCGCAGCGTGGTGGACATGTACGTCACCATCGGCATCGTCTCCGGTGAGTCAccatcctgtccccagcctgccccCTCCCGCAAGCCAAGGGGCTTTGGCTCTGCACGCACACGGGgtgtgctgggggctgctgccccTCCCGAGCTGATCCCGCAGCGGGGATGGGCCCCAGGCTTGGCTTTCTGCCCTGTCCCACCCCGGGCACCCCCTGGACTCGGCCCTGCCCTCACACCGGTCGCTTCTGATGGCTGGGGAAACCAAAGCTGGGCCTGGGATCAAATCCTCTGATGCTCCCTCTGTCTCTGGTTTCTTCTCCTGAtgcttttccccctctccagcctggcctgggtgTCCTGTTCATACCCATGGCCAGGAGCTTGCCTTGCTTAGGGGAACAGTTGCTACAGGCTCAAGTACTTTAGGCAGATGAGGTCCTCAAAGTGGACCCCGCTGGCTGTTTGGGAGCAGAAGGCATTATCTAGCGGGTTTGGGAGGCTGAGTCTCTTGATTTGAGATTTcactttcctttcctctttgttttttcttttcccccctccaaTTTACAAAAGAATAACATTCTGGTTTCCCCAATGATTTTCTTCCAGGGTGACTTGCTGAGTTGGCCGAAATGATACTGTAATGACCACCGGGAAAGCCGACTTAACGTGTTCTCGCATCGGTGTTTCCCCCTCCTTTACTTGTTGTTATGGCAATTTTTGGCATTTATTCACAGGCCTGGGATactgcctctccttcctcccGACTGTCACCATTTTATCACAGTATTTTGACAAAAGGCGCTCGCTGGTCACAGCGGTGGCATCCACAGGGGAATGTTTCGCTGTCTTCTCCTTCGCACCAGGTACGGTGTCCACGTGCTGGGAGGgccagaggctgctgccagcctttCCCAAGGGGGTGGCCACAAGTGGTCACTCACATGCCCGTGGTGCagtgccaggcagtgctggggacgGCTGTGACACTGCCTGAGTGCCACCCCCCTGGTGCCGTGTGCCAGCGCAGGACAGGCCGTGTCCCTATATAGATCTGGCAGGCTAAAAATAAGCCCCAGAAACTTTTAGctatttaaaacacacacagtgCACGGAGCTGCTCCTAAAGGTTACTGGGCTTGTGCTCAGCACGGGCTGCCAAAGTGCTCTGGCAGCTTTTGGGGACCTGTCCCCAGGCGTCACGGCCCTGTCACTGCCTGCCCTTGAGGTTTATGTGATGTGCTGTGCTCGTGTGCCCTGGGCTAATACCCACTGCAAAGCTGCTTTGGCTGCAAATGAAGGCTGGTAATTAAGCAGTGACGTGCACCTTTGAGCAGAGCTAAGAGACATCCTCTGCTAGCTGGTTTTAGGTTGGGGGCAGCTGAGAGAGCAAACTTAAGTGTTGAGTTTGCTGTCCTTCGCTAAAAAACAACGCCTCCTTTGTCCCCAAACTTGCTGAGACCTCAAAAGGGGCTACCTAGAGGGTGGCATCTGCCTAGCCAGGTGATAAACACAGCTTTTAGCTTCCGTCTGCTGCGGCAGAGGGGAGGAAGGTGGGTGGCAGACCCCTGGGAGGAGAGACCCCTGCTCAGCCTTTTTGAGAGGACCCTCTAGTAGCGAATCTgcagtccctgccctggctgtaAATTCAATTCCTTGGTGTAACTGCAGGCTTTCCCAGTCACACTTTTCCTCTCCCCTCAGCAATCACGGCCCTGAAGGAGCAGATTGGCTGGAGGTACAGCATGCTTTCTGTCGGGGTGCTGCAGCTCGGCATCACCGCCTGCGGATCGCTGCTGCGCCCCATCGTCATCAGAGAGCAGGAAGAAGTGAAAGCACAGCCTCCAGAGGAGTCCACGGAGACAAAGTACATGCTTGAAAACGAGCAAACATGCACCTCAATAGAGTCCATAGACTCAGGAGTCGATATAACTACCTCACCCAGCAATGTGCCTggaaaaaccaaagcagagcCGAAAAGTGAAGAACCAAAGCAACACGGACAGAATCCCGTTGAAAATAACAGCACCCCTCCAGCACCAAAAACCAAACTACTGGACTTCTCTGTGATGAGAGACTATAGCTTTATCTGTTATGCATTCTTTGGCCTGTTTGCAACCCTGGGCTTCTTCGCTCCCTCCCTCTACATCATCCCCCTGAGCCGCAGCCTCGGCATCGGCAAGGACCACTCTGCCTACATCCTGTCAGCCATGGCCATCGCCGAGGTCTTCGGGAGGATTTTTGCGGGCTGGGTTCTCAACAAGAAGCCGATCCGCAAGATCTACATCGAGCTCATCTGCGTCATCCTGCTGTCGGTAGCGTTGGTTGCCTTCCCTTTTGCCTCTGGATTCTGGGGCTTGATGATATGTAGCGTTTATTTTGGGTTCATGCTCGGCACGGTAGCGGGCACACATATTCCCCTCCTGGCTGAGGACGACGTGGTTGGCATCGAGAAGATGTCCTCTGCAGCTGGGGTCTACGTCTTCATTCAAAGCTTAGCTGGGTTGGCTGGACCACCCCTTGCAGGTAACGCAAACTTTGGTCTCGGTTTTGTTTTGGAGGTGTTTGACACTGGGTGCTGATCTCTGTCTAGAGGGCATTCTGGCAGCACTAATCGCAGCACTCCCCTAAAAAcccagcagccagtgctgggagtctcccagagccagcagactgcaatgcagctctgcagagtccCACGGATGAGGCACTGAGGAACctcagagggaagggaaatgctgcagtgctACCCTGATCCTGTCAGAAACCCAAACCTGGCATCACTTCAGGCACAGGCAGAGGCGAATCCCTCTCGCTGTGCCTGTGCCACACGCTGCAGGAAGGTGAAGCCTGGCAGAACAAAGCCTGATGCACCTCGGGCTCGGCATCCCTGCGGTGCCCAGGGGCTTCTGACTCGCCTCGGGGTGACACTGTGTACCCCAGAACAcaatgggtttattttttaactcgATTGTCACCGAGTTTTGGCTGCAGATGAAATGCAGATTAAAACctccaggagggcagggaagggcaggggggGGAGAGGGCTGTGGCTAACTGctgtaaatgttttttccagGTGTCTTAGTGGATACGACAAAGAACTACAGCTCAGCCTTCTactcctgtgctgctggcatggTCCTGGGGGCTGTGTTTCTGGCCCTGGTGAGGCCATGCAAGACTGGgctgtgccaccagcagcagcagcagcagcagcaggtggaggAGAGCACGGCAGGGCCACCACCAGAACTACCAGATGACTTTATAGACATGGAtattggaaaagcagaaaattcaggaaaaggCTCTGACAGCGTGGTATAAAAAACCCTGTTCCTTCTCCGTCTAATGTACTCAGTGTAAGGCTGGGGGAAATGTCAGCTCTGCTCCACGTTTTAAAACTCCATTCTAAAGGGaatgtgaaattttaaatgtgaaCAGTTGCTaccaacaattttttttttttttaactattagACAGAACTTTTTTAACCAACAATGGAAAGCTCCATAGAAAATACGGATAGCCACATAAGAATAACTTCTGTCTAGCATGAAGATGTGATGCACACTTGCTTTCCTGATAACAAGCATAGGTAAAGGTCCAACTGATCCCATAAATACTgacaacagcaacagcagaagcagctcagcctctgtCACCCATCCCCTACCACAAATTCCACACAGACCCAATAATATGAACTGGAGATGAGCATTTCATACACCACCAGTAGCCAACTGAATCTTCTTCTGGAGGGATACAGACTCACCTTTTAGCTTGGAGGAGGAGGCTAGGCTAGATAGCTGACAATTAGAAAGCATTGCTAATGATCTTAACTTGAATGTCACAAATGCTGGGAAATCAAAGGCTCCATGTGTCTTTATGGCCAGTTATTACTGCACATATTTCACAagatcatttttcttctcccaacTGGGATCCTTAGAACTGTTTTCTGTTGATAGTCAGACCTGATGTACTGTTTCTAATTTAACtagtatttattaatttattctgaGATTGTTAAAGGAGATTAGCTTAAATAACTGGAGAGGAAAAACGATCTTCTGCATAATGGAAAGCTGTCTTTACATCAATCTCTTCAATGCCTATCTTGTATTGCTTGTGAAATTGTTGGGAAAATTACTCTTACAGCATAAAGTGTAGCTGTTTTTAATAGGTAAGTCTTAAGTAACCCAGTTatttagaaagtaaaaaaaaaaaccaacaaaaaaacccctacagaTCCAGCATCTCTTTCCATGGAGAAAGGCTCAGCTGGTGCCCACGGACCTGGCACGGCTGCCAGAACCAGCCCATCCCACAGGGAGGATTTGGCCCAGGATGTCTTAATGTACCCAAAACCTCGGCTCACAGGTGCACAAGGAaatctctgctgcagccccagctgcctgtGGCCCCCCCAGGACCttcccctgtccctctgctccccagccctgccagcctgggctgctggggctcagctgcaCCCCTTCCCCAGCAAACCCCCAAAGTCAGCAAGgggcttttgttttttgctgcTGACTTCAGTGAGAAATGAAGTGGAGCCTGTGCATGAAGGGAAGGATAAAAGACAACATTTGAGCTGTTCATTCAGTCTTAACGGGAGAGATTCCTGCTCACAGTGACACGAGCTTGCTTACCCCACCTATATGCATCTTCTCGCCTCTAGGCAACTCA harbors:
- the SLC16A6 gene encoding monocarboxylate transporter 7 isoform X1; translation: MTVKAVKMPCTSANVYTKVPDGGWGWTVAFAFFVVEALTYGIIKSFGVFFNDLMESFDETNSRISWIISICVFVQTFTAPLSTVLSNRFGHRLVVMAGGLLVSTGMVIASFARSVVDMYVTIGIVSGLGYCLSFLPTVTILSQYFDKRRSLVTAVASTGECFAVFSFAPAITALKEQIGWRYSMLSVGVLQLGITACGSLLRPIVIREQEEVKAQPPEESTETKYMLENEQTCTSIESIDSGVDITTSPSNVPGKTKAEPKSEEPKQHGQNPVENNSTPPAPKTKLLDFSVMRDYSFICYAFFGLFATLGFFAPSLYIIPLSRSLGIGKDHSAYILSAMAIAEVFGRIFAGWVLNKKPIRKIYIELICVILLSVALVAFPFASGFWGLMICSVYFGFMLGTVAGTHIPLLAEDDVVGIEKMSSAAGVYVFIQSLAGLAGPPLAGVLVDTTKNYSSAFYSCAAGMVLGAVFLALVRPCKTGLCHQQQQQQQQVEESTAGPPPELPDDFIDMDIGKAENSGKGSDSVV
- the SLC16A6 gene encoding monocarboxylate transporter 7 isoform X2, which codes for MTTGKADLTCSRIGVSPSFTCCYGNFWHLFTGLGYCLSFLPTVTILSQYFDKRRSLVTAVASTGECFAVFSFAPAITALKEQIGWRYSMLSVGVLQLGITACGSLLRPIVIREQEEVKAQPPEESTETKYMLENEQTCTSIESIDSGVDITTSPSNVPGKTKAEPKSEEPKQHGQNPVENNSTPPAPKTKLLDFSVMRDYSFICYAFFGLFATLGFFAPSLYIIPLSRSLGIGKDHSAYILSAMAIAEVFGRIFAGWVLNKKPIRKIYIELICVILLSVALVAFPFASGFWGLMICSVYFGFMLGTVAGTHIPLLAEDDVVGIEKMSSAAGVYVFIQSLAGLAGPPLAGVLVDTTKNYSSAFYSCAAGMVLGAVFLALVRPCKTGLCHQQQQQQQQVEESTAGPPPELPDDFIDMDIGKAENSGKGSDSVV